A single Chryseobacterium sp. DNA region contains:
- the coaBC gene encoding bifunctional phosphopantothenoylcysteine decarboxylase/phosphopantothenate--cysteine ligase CoaBC, whose protein sequence is MSVSGKKVLIAVSGGIAAYKIHFLIRDFVKKGAEVQVIMTPDAAHFVTKLSLSTLSKKPVYSDFYGDNGSWNSHVELALWADVLVVAPCTANTLAKMVHGMCDNLVIATYMSAKCPVFIAPAMDLDMYAHPSTKKNLESAESFGHIIIPAENGELASGLTGHGRMAEPETIFNTVEHYFKSGSSVKSLEGKTVLITAGPTYEAIDPVRFIGNHSSGKMGFSLAEEASKRGAKVILISGPSFQAAHNKNIELHQVTSAKEMLAKVFEFYDRIDIGIASAAVADYAPKEAAKEKIKKNDENLTIELVKNPDILKTMGEKKTHQFLVGFALETQNEEENAKGKLEKKNLDMIVLNSLRDEGAGFKNDTNKIKIFTKTEKKEFNLKSKEEVARDILNFVEDQLLK, encoded by the coding sequence ATGAGTGTTTCCGGTAAAAAGGTACTTATCGCAGTTTCCGGAGGGATTGCGGCTTACAAAATTCATTTTCTGATAAGAGATTTTGTAAAAAAAGGAGCCGAAGTACAGGTTATTATGACTCCCGATGCAGCGCATTTTGTGACAAAACTAAGTCTTTCTACATTATCCAAAAAGCCCGTTTATTCAGACTTTTATGGGGATAACGGAAGCTGGAACAGCCATGTGGAGCTGGCCCTGTGGGCTGATGTACTGGTAGTGGCTCCATGTACTGCGAATACATTAGCTAAAATGGTTCACGGAATGTGTGATAATCTGGTCATTGCAACGTATATGTCTGCCAAATGTCCTGTATTTATTGCTCCTGCGATGGATCTTGATATGTATGCACATCCTTCCACAAAGAAAAATCTGGAGTCTGCCGAAAGCTTTGGACATATTATTATTCCGGCAGAAAACGGTGAATTGGCGAGCGGCCTGACCGGGCATGGGAGAATGGCAGAACCTGAAACCATTTTTAATACCGTAGAACATTATTTTAAATCCGGATCTTCTGTAAAAAGCCTTGAAGGGAAAACAGTCCTGATTACAGCAGGGCCTACATATGAAGCAATTGATCCTGTACGATTTATAGGGAATCATTCTTCAGGAAAAATGGGCTTCTCACTGGCTGAAGAAGCTTCAAAAAGAGGGGCAAAAGTGATCCTGATTTCCGGTCCCAGCTTCCAGGCCGCACACAATAAAAATATTGAATTGCATCAGGTAACTTCTGCTAAAGAAATGCTGGCAAAAGTATTTGAATTCTATGACAGAATAGACATCGGAATTGCCAGTGCAGCCGTTGCAGACTACGCTCCCAAAGAAGCCGCTAAAGAAAAGATCAAGAAAAATGATGAAAATCTGACGATCGAGCTGGTAAAAAATCCGGATATCCTTAAAACAATGGGTGAAAAGAAAACCCATCAGTTTTTGGTAGGATTTGCATTGGAAACTCAGAATGAAGAAGAGAATGCAAAAGGAAAGCTTGAAAAGAAAAACCTGGATATGATCGTCCTGAATTCTCTTCGTGATGAAGGAGCAGGCTTTAAAAACGACACCAATAAAATTAAAATATTTACCAAAACGGAAAAGAAGGAATTTAATCTGAAATCTAAAGAGGAAGTAGCCAGAGATATTCTCAACTTTGTTGAGGATCAACTTTTAAAATAA
- a CDS encoding DNA-directed RNA polymerase subunit omega, with amino-acid sequence MSVKDTKAEVNTITYDKDKIEDKVGSIYEAIVIMGKRAEQINAEIRTELHNKLDEFAVHNSTLEEVFENREQIEISKHYEKLPKPTSIAIEEWLNEDIYFRKTEDRK; translated from the coding sequence ATGAGTGTAAAAGATACAAAAGCAGAAGTAAATACGATTACTTACGATAAAGATAAGATTGAAGATAAAGTAGGTTCAATCTATGAAGCTATTGTTATCATGGGAAAGAGAGCAGAGCAGATCAATGCGGAGATCCGTACGGAGCTTCACAATAAATTGGACGAATTTGCTGTTCACAATTCTACATTGGAAGAAGTTTTCGAAAACAGAGAGCAGATCGAAATCTCTAAACATTACGAAAAACTTCCAAAGCCCACTTCAATTGCTATTGAAGAATGGCTGAATGAAGATATTTATTTCAGAAAAACGGAAGACAGAAAATAA
- a CDS encoding outer membrane protein assembly factor BamD, whose product MKKYILGLFAVAVVASCSSRQEKAMKSADKDFILKAANDNFAKKKWKNALALYDRLANLVAGTDDFPNVGFNTAYANYYDKSYKLAGHQFKNFAVNFPKDPRAEEAAYMSALCYYEGSMDYNLDQSSTELAINELQEFLTNYPNSERSKNINQLIDELSYKLEFKAYENARQYFKMGQYKAANVALDNVLEDFPSTKLRPKIYDYIMKSRYELASKSVYELKSERIESALTYTKMVEKELPNTEYAKTAVELRGKLEKEKQNFVVLKKQVDERVAALNAKQKKEEAKLAEKNKTEQQIKDQISNEKRAMQMQRDSAALKTPPPAATFKIQR is encoded by the coding sequence ATGAAAAAATATATTTTAGGTCTGTTTGCAGTAGCGGTGGTTGCTTCATGTTCAAGTCGTCAGGAAAAAGCGATGAAGAGTGCTGATAAAGATTTTATCTTAAAAGCAGCGAATGACAACTTTGCTAAGAAAAAGTGGAAAAATGCCTTGGCACTTTACGACAGACTCGCCAATCTTGTAGCAGGAACAGATGATTTCCCTAATGTGGGTTTCAATACGGCCTATGCTAACTATTATGATAAAAGTTATAAACTGGCAGGACATCAGTTTAAGAATTTTGCAGTCAATTTCCCAAAAGATCCAAGAGCAGAAGAAGCGGCTTATATGTCTGCGCTGTGCTACTATGAAGGATCCATGGATTATAATTTAGACCAGTCCAGTACAGAACTGGCAATTAATGAGCTTCAGGAATTCCTGACCAATTATCCAAATTCTGAAAGATCTAAAAACATCAATCAGCTTATTGATGAATTGTCTTATAAACTGGAATTCAAAGCCTATGAAAATGCAAGGCAGTATTTCAAAATGGGGCAGTACAAAGCAGCTAATGTAGCATTGGATAATGTACTGGAAGATTTTCCAAGTACCAAACTTCGTCCGAAAATCTATGATTATATCATGAAGTCTCGTTACGAACTGGCGTCAAAGTCTGTTTATGAGCTTAAAAGTGAGCGTATTGAAAGTGCACTGACGTATACTAAAATGGTAGAAAAAGAACTGCCGAATACAGAATATGCTAAAACGGCTGTAGAGCTTCGCGGAAAACTGGAGAAAGAAAAACAAAATTTTGTCGTTCTTAAAAAGCAGGTTGATGAGCGCGTTGCCGCTTTGAATGCAAAACAGAAAAAAGAAGAAGCTAAGCTAGCGGAAAAGAATAAAACCGAGCAGCAAATTAAAGATCAGATCAGCAACGAAAAGAGAGCAATGCAGATGCAGAGGGACAGCGCAGCACTTAAGACCCCTCCTCCTGCGGCGACTTTCAAAATTCAAAGATAA
- a CDS encoding TetR/AcrR family transcriptional regulator, with protein sequence MKKKFTEKQIHILDIAEELIAKKGYEGTSVRDICSKANINVAMISYYFGSKEKMMSYLYQYRVLKTRENFSEFADTIKEGKPEMQMREMIKYIVSQLFKYNYFHGFVTQELRHTENLKDELLDFYQLFVKKLDEVIKKGVASGVFTFTPKPEDILTMIIGSTLFVIRNKNFYELYVPSKNEETYTKEAEKR encoded by the coding sequence ATGAAAAAAAAATTTACAGAGAAACAGATTCACATACTGGATATTGCTGAAGAGCTCATAGCAAAAAAAGGATACGAGGGAACTTCTGTAAGGGATATCTGCTCAAAAGCAAACATCAACGTTGCTATGATTTCCTATTACTTCGGTTCCAAGGAAAAAATGATGTCCTATCTCTATCAGTACAGAGTATTGAAGACCAGAGAAAATTTTTCAGAGTTCGCAGATACCATCAAAGAAGGGAAACCGGAGATGCAGATGCGGGAAATGATCAAATATATCGTTTCCCAGCTGTTCAAATACAACTACTTCCACGGGTTTGTTACCCAGGAGCTTCGTCATACAGAAAACCTGAAAGATGAACTGCTGGATTTCTATCAGCTGTTTGTGAAAAAACTGGATGAAGTCATTAAGAAGGGAGTGGCTTCCGGCGTGTTTACCTTTACTCCCAAACCTGAAGATATCCTTACCATGATCATTGGTTCCACCTTGTTTGTGATTCGTAATAAAAACTTTTACGAACTCTATGTTCCGAGTAAAAACGAAGAAACGTATACTAAAGAGGCCGAAAAAAGGTGA
- a CDS encoding TatD family hydrolase, protein MLFLAMEFFDFHHHKKYIKNGIYNLNIGDVPPSCPYSVGIHPGDIDRHNPEKQLDQMKGLILEDCFAIGECGLDALVSIDQKIQEDVFGKQIDIANEVKKPLIIHCVRKFYEVISFKKKAEQAMIIHGFNKKRQIAEDLLVHNFYLSFGKAVLYNLSLQDILKNTPLNKFFLETDNEDFKIEELYRKVSEIKGISLEQLNEQILENLHTIKNG, encoded by the coding sequence ATGCTATTTTTGGCCATGGAATTTTTTGATTTTCACCATCATAAAAAATATATCAAAAATGGGATTTACAATCTGAATATTGGAGATGTTCCACCATCATGTCCTTATTCAGTAGGAATTCACCCGGGTGATATTGATCGTCATAATCCCGAAAAGCAGCTTGACCAGATGAAAGGCCTGATTCTGGAAGACTGTTTTGCCATTGGTGAATGCGGTTTAGATGCGCTGGTAAGCATTGATCAGAAAATTCAGGAAGACGTTTTTGGCAAGCAGATTGACATAGCCAATGAAGTAAAAAAGCCGCTGATTATTCATTGTGTCCGAAAATTTTACGAGGTCATTTCTTTTAAAAAGAAGGCTGAACAGGCTATGATCATTCATGGTTTCAACAAAAAAAGACAAATTGCAGAAGATCTGCTGGTTCATAATTTTTATCTGAGTTTTGGAAAAGCTGTTTTGTATAATCTATCTTTGCAGGATATTTTAAAAAACACTCCATTAAACAAATTCTTTTTAGAAACTGACAATGAAGATTTTAAGATCGAAGAATTGTACCGAAAAGTTTCTGAAATAAAGGGAATTTCTTTGGAACAACTCAACGAACAAATTTTAGAAAATTTACACACTATAAAAAATGGATAA
- a CDS encoding tRNA threonylcarbamoyladenosine dehydratase, giving the protein MDKYWLERTELLIKEKGLEKLMKANVLVVGLGGVGSFAAEFLARAGVGNMTIVDGDTVDITNINRQLPALHSTVGKHKVEVVAERLLDINPALNLIKINEFLNPERMDEVLDSGKFNYVLDCIDSVTPKICLIKAARKRKIKVVSSMGAGGKTDPSMVMVRDISKTHNCFLAKQVRKRLKKEKINKGFRCVFSNEIQKEESLKMTDGSNFKKSFYGTISFIPAIFGLYAAAEVINYLVKQD; this is encoded by the coding sequence ATGGATAAATACTGGCTGGAGAGAACTGAGCTTTTAATCAAGGAAAAAGGATTAGAAAAACTGATGAAAGCAAATGTGCTGGTGGTGGGTCTAGGCGGAGTAGGCTCTTTTGCCGCAGAGTTTCTTGCAAGAGCAGGCGTTGGAAATATGACAATTGTAGATGGGGACACGGTAGATATCACCAATATTAACAGGCAGCTTCCCGCTTTGCATTCTACCGTAGGAAAACATAAAGTGGAAGTGGTTGCCGAAAGACTTCTCGATATCAACCCTGCGCTCAATTTGATTAAAATCAATGAGTTTCTGAATCCTGAAAGAATGGATGAAGTACTTGATTCGGGCAAATTCAATTATGTCCTTGACTGTATCGACAGTGTGACGCCAAAAATTTGTTTAATAAAGGCCGCCAGGAAGAGAAAAATAAAAGTGGTCAGCTCCATGGGAGCCGGAGGAAAAACCGACCCGAGTATGGTCATGGTAAGAGATATCAGCAAAACCCACAATTGCTTCCTTGCCAAGCAGGTAAGAAAAAGATTAAAGAAAGAAAAAATCAATAAAGGATTCAGATGCGTATTCTCCAATGAAATTCAAAAGGAGGAGAGCCTTAAAATGACTGACGGCAGTAATTTCAAAAAATCATTCTATGGTACGATCAGCTTTATTCCTGCTATTTTTGGACTGTATGCTGCTGCTGAAGTGATCAATTATTTAGTGAAACAAGATTAA
- the rnpA gene encoding ribonuclease P protein component produces the protein MQNFKYPRAEKLKKNIEITLLFEKGKWRTCGNLRIIILKSKPNLPVDSTKFGVSVSKRYFKKAVHRNRIKRLLRECYRLNKDLFREAFGEKTIAMLFWVSSEMPSKFQDVEEQFIKLCQLQKKV, from the coding sequence ATGCAAAACTTTAAATATCCCAGAGCAGAAAAACTCAAAAAAAATATTGAGATCACTTTACTTTTCGAAAAAGGTAAATGGAGAACCTGTGGAAACCTTAGAATCATCATTTTGAAGAGCAAACCCAATCTTCCGGTAGACAGTACCAAGTTTGGCGTTTCTGTTTCTAAAAGATATTTTAAAAAAGCAGTTCACAGAAATCGTATAAAAAGACTTCTGAGGGAATGTTACCGTCTGAATAAAGATTTGTTTAGGGAAGCTTTCGGAGAAAAAACCATCGCCATGCTTTTCTGGGTTTCCTCAGAAATGCCATCGAAGTTTCAGGATGTGGAAGAGCAGTTCATTAAGCTTTGCCAGCTGCAGAAGAAAGTTTAA
- a CDS encoding DUF4126 domain-containing protein: MLDHIPYLSYVLSAFIGIGLAAATGFRVFLPMFVVSLSSYFHWIPMNENFEWLAGLPALITMGIATIAEILAYYIPFVDHLLDTISVPTATVAGSILFASQFADLGTFPQWALALIAGGGTAATISSGFAGIRAASTATTGGLGNSVVGTTETAGAGIMSILAIAMPVIAAILAVVLVIVVIIFGRKAWRKLRSSKDPSETL, encoded by the coding sequence ATGTTAGATCACATTCCCTACCTTTCTTATGTGCTCAGTGCATTTATCGGCATTGGTTTAGCGGCAGCTACAGGATTCAGAGTCTTTCTCCCGATGTTTGTTGTCAGTTTATCTTCTTATTTTCATTGGATTCCCATGAATGAAAATTTCGAATGGCTTGCAGGCTTACCAGCCCTTATTACAATGGGAATAGCTACCATCGCTGAGATTTTGGCCTATTATATCCCTTTTGTAGATCATTTACTGGACACCATTTCTGTACCTACCGCTACTGTAGCGGGATCTATATTATTTGCCAGCCAGTTTGCAGATCTGGGAACTTTTCCGCAATGGGCACTGGCCCTGATTGCAGGAGGAGGGACCGCCGCAACCATCAGTTCCGGGTTTGCCGGAATCCGTGCAGCCTCTACCGCTACCACTGGAGGACTGGGAAATTCTGTAGTAGGTACTACCGAAACGGCAGGAGCAGGTATTATGTCTATTCTTGCTATTGCAATGCCGGTCATTGCTGCCATTTTAGCCGTAGTACTTGTTATCGTTGTTATTATCTTCGGGCGAAAAGCCTGGAGGAAATTACGGAGCAGTAAAGATCCTTCTGAAACGCTATAA
- a CDS encoding LptE family protein, with translation MNIKIKNSNLKRSVWFTVLFVLLGVLNSCYSFTGSSLTDEKTVQINEFPNNAPLVNPTLSQQFSTDIQNRFLQRTTLKGTKENPDILIEGEITDYSITPTTISSNTQTNPSGGVIQQAQNKLTITVKVHYENKVHPDSSFDRTYTDEAAFNSSLSQSEIETSQVKIVTERIINKIFNDIVANW, from the coding sequence ATGAATATTAAGATTAAAAATAGTAATCTGAAAAGGTCAGTATGGTTTACGGTACTTTTTGTATTGCTGGGAGTTTTAAACTCATGCTACAGCTTTACAGGGTCATCATTAACGGATGAAAAGACGGTTCAGATCAACGAGTTTCCGAACAATGCTCCTCTTGTAAATCCTACCTTGTCCCAGCAGTTTTCTACAGACATTCAGAACAGGTTTTTGCAGAGAACAACGTTGAAAGGGACTAAAGAAAATCCTGATATTCTGATAGAAGGGGAAATTACAGATTATAGTATTACCCCTACCACGATCAGTTCCAATACACAGACCAATCCATCTGGTGGAGTGATACAGCAGGCTCAGAATAAACTTACCATCACGGTGAAGGTACATTATGAGAATAAAGTACATCCTGATTCCAGTTTTGACAGAACCTATACAGATGAAGCGGCTTTTAACAGCAGCTTATCACAAAGTGAGATAGAAACCTCTCAGGTGAAAATTGTGACAGAAAGAATTATTAATAAGATATTTAACGACATTGTAGCGAATTGGTAA
- a CDS encoding sigma-54-dependent Fis family transcriptional regulator has protein sequence MSNELQSIKNRFGIIGNFPALNRALEKSIQVAPTDISVLVIGESGVGKEFIPKIIHSESRRKHQPYIVVNCGAIPEGTIDSELFGHEKGAFTGATATRKGYFEVADGGTIFLDEVGELPLQTQVRLLRVLESGEFMKVGSSQVQKTNVRIVAATNVNMMKAIHDGRFREDLYYRLNTVQIDMPPLRERKGDVHLLFRKFAIDFAEKYRMPELELDPSAVHYIESYSFPGNIRQLRNLVEQMTVVERNRNITAEKLAEYIPMETHLPMVVNNQSTPKQNDFGSEREIMYKILFDMRNDINDLKSLTSELIKNRGAGDLSNHEKNLINRIYTSESQSQANQGSLLYFENNNDTQTVQTPTIISTPEDSYEDIEDIEVEENKPESLSLQNNEKDLIIKALEKHKGRRNRAADELGISQRTLYRKIKQYNLED, from the coding sequence ATGAGCAACGAGTTACAAAGCATAAAAAACCGTTTCGGAATTATCGGTAATTTTCCGGCACTCAACAGGGCTTTAGAGAAGTCTATCCAGGTCGCTCCTACGGATATTTCCGTTTTGGTGATCGGAGAAAGTGGGGTGGGGAAAGAATTCATTCCTAAAATTATCCATTCAGAATCAAGAAGAAAACACCAACCTTATATTGTGGTCAATTGTGGAGCAATTCCTGAAGGAACAATAGATTCTGAACTATTCGGCCATGAAAAAGGAGCTTTTACAGGAGCTACTGCTACAAGAAAAGGATATTTTGAGGTGGCAGACGGCGGAACCATCTTTTTAGATGAGGTAGGAGAGCTTCCCCTGCAGACCCAGGTTCGTCTTTTAAGGGTATTGGAGAGTGGTGAATTTATGAAAGTAGGTTCTTCACAGGTTCAGAAAACCAATGTGAGAATAGTGGCGGCCACGAATGTTAATATGATGAAAGCTATTCATGACGGAAGATTTCGTGAGGACCTTTATTATCGTCTGAATACCGTCCAGATTGATATGCCTCCTTTAAGAGAAAGAAAAGGAGATGTTCACCTGCTGTTCAGAAAATTTGCAATAGATTTTGCCGAAAAATACAGAATGCCTGAGCTTGAGCTGGATCCTAGTGCCGTGCATTATATTGAAAGCTACTCCTTCCCGGGGAATATCCGCCAGCTGAGAAACCTGGTTGAGCAGATGACTGTGGTGGAAAGAAACAGAAATATCACTGCAGAGAAGCTTGCAGAATATATTCCCATGGAAACCCATCTTCCGATGGTCGTGAATAATCAAAGTACACCGAAGCAGAATGATTTCGGAAGCGAGAGGGAAATTATGTACAAGATTCTTTTTGATATGCGGAATGATATCAATGACTTAAAATCCTTAACTTCGGAATTGATAAAGAACAGAGGAGCCGGAGATCTGAGCAATCATGAAAAAAATCTGATCAACAGAATTTATACTTCCGAAAGTCAGTCTCAGGCGAATCAGGGATCTTTATTGTATTTTGAAAATAATAATGATACCCAGACCGTTCAGACGCCTACCATTATCTCAACGCCGGAGGACAGTTATGAAGATATTGAAGACATCGAAGTGGAAGAAAATAAACCGGAATCCCTTTCTCTTCAGAATAACGAAAAAGATCTGATTATCAAGGCGTTGGAAAAGCATAAAGGACGTAGGAACAGAGCGGCGGATGAACTGGGAATTTCTCAGAGAACTTTATATAGAAAAATAAAACAGTATAATCTGGAAGACTAG
- the miaB gene encoding tRNA (N6-isopentenyl adenosine(37)-C2)-methylthiotransferase MiaB — protein MQEKYIDETKQGEAFAIAEKPENSKKLFLESYGCQMNFSDSEIVASILNEQGYNTTMKAEEADLILLNTCSIREKAEQTVRMRLSQFKNLKKEKPNMTVGVLGCMAERLKTKFLEEEQLVDLVVGPDAYRDLPNLLKETEDGRDAINVILSKEETYADINPVRLGGNGVTAFVTITRGCDNMCTFCVVPFTRGRERSRDPHSIIEECKGLWENGYKEITLLGQNVDSYLWYGGGPKKDFTKASEMQKATAVNFAQLLDLVAKAVPQMRIRFSTSNPQDMSLDVFHMMAKHDNICKYVHLPVQSGSNNMLLAMNRQHTREEYLELIKKAKEIVPEVAFSQDMIVGFCNETEEDHQDTLSLMKEVEYDYGYMFAYSERPGTPAHKKMEDNIPADVKQRRLAEVIALQGELSRNRMKSYVGRVHQILIEGISKKNEKQWKGRNSQNAVCVFDQLEGQKIGDIVDVFVYDNTQGTLLGRIAE, from the coding sequence GTGCAAGAAAAATATATAGACGAAACAAAACAGGGAGAGGCTTTTGCAATTGCTGAAAAACCTGAAAATTCGAAGAAGCTGTTTTTAGAAAGTTATGGCTGTCAGATGAATTTTTCTGACTCAGAGATTGTTGCATCCATTCTTAACGAACAGGGATACAACACAACGATGAAGGCTGAAGAAGCTGATCTGATCCTGCTCAATACATGTTCTATCCGTGAAAAGGCGGAACAGACTGTAAGAATGCGTCTTTCTCAGTTCAAAAATCTTAAAAAAGAGAAGCCGAATATGACGGTAGGGGTTCTTGGATGTATGGCGGAAAGGCTGAAAACCAAGTTCCTGGAAGAAGAACAGTTGGTGGACCTTGTGGTAGGGCCAGATGCGTACAGAGACCTGCCTAACCTTCTGAAGGAGACGGAAGACGGAAGAGATGCCATCAATGTGATCCTTTCCAAAGAAGAAACCTATGCTGATATCAACCCGGTTCGTTTAGGAGGTAACGGAGTGACTGCTTTCGTTACCATTACGAGAGGTTGTGATAATATGTGTACCTTCTGCGTGGTTCCGTTTACCAGAGGAAGAGAGAGAAGCCGCGATCCACATTCAATTATTGAAGAATGCAAAGGGCTTTGGGAAAACGGATATAAAGAAATTACCCTTTTAGGACAGAACGTTGATTCCTATTTATGGTATGGTGGCGGTCCTAAAAAGGATTTTACCAAAGCATCTGAAATGCAGAAAGCAACAGCGGTGAATTTTGCGCAGCTCCTTGATCTGGTGGCTAAAGCGGTTCCGCAGATGAGAATCAGGTTCTCCACTTCAAATCCTCAGGATATGAGCCTTGATGTTTTCCATATGATGGCAAAGCATGATAATATCTGTAAATATGTGCACCTTCCGGTACAAAGCGGAAGTAATAATATGCTTCTGGCCATGAACAGACAGCATACCCGTGAAGAATATCTGGAACTGATAAAGAAAGCGAAGGAAATTGTACCTGAAGTCGCATTCTCACAAGATATGATCGTTGGTTTCTGCAATGAAACGGAAGAAGACCACCAGGATACATTAAGCCTGATGAAAGAGGTAGAGTATGACTATGGGTATATGTTTGCCTATTCAGAAAGACCCGGAACCCCGGCACATAAAAAAATGGAAGACAATATTCCTGCTGATGTGAAGCAAAGGCGTCTTGCTGAGGTTATTGCATTACAGGGGGAACTGTCCAGAAATAGAATGAAATCCTATGTGGGAAGAGTACATCAGATTTTAATTGAAGGAATTTCAAAGAAGAATGAAAAGCAATGGAAGGGAAGAAACTCACAGAATGCAGTTTGTGTCTTCGACCAGCTTGAAGGTCAGAAAATAGGTGACATTGTGGACGTTTTTGTCTATGATAACACCCAGGGCACACTTTTAGGAAGAATTGCCGAGTAA